The following are encoded together in the Daphnia magna isolate NIES linkage group LG8, ASM2063170v1.1, whole genome shotgun sequence genome:
- the LOC116928532 gene encoding FMRFamide receptor, protein MDDNLLLAINTTTTWWLNENDSTSQDVNQSILASTADPAFVRFRDESRFWVQRVLLPIIATIGVFGNGVTILVLTRRGMRSSTNAYLTALAIADLVYLLCVFWLSLRHYPHVKEDVSLSNFYAYTWPYSLWLTDATTNTSVWLIVTFTVERYIVVSHPIRSRMLCTESRARRVIVAVYLICFTATLSTPFEWTILEMTDPVTNVTKAEITPSYLGNDETYQTIYYWFTSITFVLLPLTLLIVFNSFLIHSVRQSQKLRQIMTQRQTITKSDREERAASNEIRITITLIAVVIMFLVCQLPTAATLIYNIFHDPSPQSDEEAVLRALGNIFNCLVSVNAACNFLLYCALSDKYRRTFMRTFCRCIYRPASLFFTQVEDTGHHANHHSRQASVCVNQRDRYASGRSGQILRTSVTQSSVNGSYLAIPDGNGSIGCQTSSPSVARRQFDGQTGRSLHGASLQSNNCDGQTNTMLTTNPLLISKMTSSEPTGGTRWPIKWWRPMATRRKIPSNTKPSNILIKVTSDAVEETSHQPQPSEQTSLKQISDGEIAFV, encoded by the exons ATGGACGACAATCTGTTGCTGGCGATCAACACGACTACGACCTGGTGGCTGAATGAAAACGATTCGACTAGCCAAGATGTGAATCAATCCATTTTAGCATCGACGGCCGATCCAGCTTTTGTGCGCTTTCGTGATGAATCCCGCTTCTGGGTACAAAGG gTTCTATTACCCATCATTGCAACCATTGGAGTCTTTGGCAATGGAGTCACAATTC TGGTACTGACTCGCAGAGGGATGCGTTCGTCTACTAATGCTTACCTAACTGCCCTAGCCATTGCCGACCTCGTTTATTTACTGTGCGTGTTCTGGCTATCGTTGCGCCACTACCCACACGTTAAGGAAGATGTGTCTCTTTCTAATTTCTACGCTTACACCTGGCCGTACAGTCTTTGGCTCACCGACGCCACTA CTAACACTTCCGTTTGGCTGATTGTGACCTTTACGGTGGAGCGCTACATCGTCGTGAGCCATCCGATTCGCAGCCGAATGCTGTGCACCGAATCACGAGCGAGGCGAGTTATCGTGGCCGTCTATTTGATCTGTTTCACGGCAACTCTATCGACGCCGTTCGAGTGGACGATTTTGGAAATGACGGACCCCGTTACGAACGTCACGAAAGCTGAAATCACCCCCAGCTACTTGGGCAACGATGAAACCTATCAGACCATCTATTACTGGTTCACGAGCATCACATTC gtgCTGCTACCGTTGACGTTGCTTATCGTCTTTAATTCGTTCCTGATCCATTCGGTACGTCAGAGTCAGAAACTCCGCCAAATAATGACACAACGGCAGACAATCACGAAGAGCGACCGGGAGGAACGTGCCGCTTCCAATGAGATCCGCATCACCATCACGTTGATAGCTGTCGTCATTATGTTCCTGGTTTGTCAGCTGCCCACGGCTGCCACGCTCATTTACAACATTTTTCACGACCCCTCGCCGCAGTCGGATGAAGAGGCCGTTCTACGAGCTCTTGGCAACATCTTCAATTGTCTCGTGTCCGTCAATGCCGCTTGTAATTTCCTGCTCTACTGCGCCCTCAGCGACAAGTACCGACGCACTTTTATGCGCACCTTTTGTCGCTGCATCTACCGGCCCGCTAGTCTTTTCTTCACGCAGGTTGAAGACACCGGCCATCACGCTAATCACCACAGCCGACAAGCATCGGTTTGCGTCAATCAACGCGATCGATACGCATCCGGACGGTCAGGACAAATTCTTCGGACTTCGGTGACTCAGAGTTCAGTCAACGGTTCTTACCTGGCCATACCTGACG GGAACGGATCGATTGGTTGTCAGACGTCTTCACCGTCAGTCGCACGCCGACAATTTGATGGTCAGACCGGCCGCAGTTTACACGGTGCAAGTTTACAGTCGAACAACTGTGACGGTCAGACTAATACGATGTTAACGACCAATCCACTCCTAATAAGCAAAATGACTTCGAGCGAGCCGACGGGTGGGACACGATGGCCCATCAAATGGTGGCGACCGATGGCTACCAGGCGGAAGATTCCGTCAAATACTAAACCGAGTAACATCCTTATCAAAGTCACCTCAGATGCTGTCGAAGAGACTAGTCACCAACCCCAACCGAGCGAACAGACTTCCCTGAAACAAATCAGTGACGGGGAAATAGCTTTCGTTTGA
- the LOC116928539 gene encoding deoxyuridine 5'-triphosphate nucleotidohydrolase, mitochondrial: MSGSVLRFAKLSQNAMCPTRGSKLAAGYDLYSAYDYEVPAMGKVIAKTDIQIQLPDGCYGRVAPRSGLAANHHINIGAGVIDQDYRGNVGVVMFNHSQTPFKVNKGDRVAQLICERILYPEIEEVESLDSTDRGEGGFGSTEFSPRSQYLTLLACKVDVISNCADNP; this comes from the exons ATGTCTGGATCTGTTCTTCGCTTTGCTAAGCTATCGCAGAATGCAATGTGTCCTACACGAGGTTCGAAACTTGCTGCTGGTTACGATCTGTACAG TGCCTATGATTATGAAGTGCCAGCCATGGGCAAGGTGATAGCCAAAACTGATATCCAGATTCAACTTCCTGATGGGTGTTATGGTCGGGTAGCTCCTAGATCTGGTCTCGCTGCAAACCACCATATTAATATTGGAG CTGGAGTCATTGATCAAGATTATAGAGGTAATGTTGGTGTGGTAATGTTTAATCACAGCCAAACACCTTTCAAAGTGAATAAAGGTGATCGTGTGGCTCAACTGATCTGTGAACGCATCCTCTACCCAGAGATTGAAGAAGTTGAG TCCCTAGATTCCACAGACAGGGGTGAAGGAGGATTTGGCTCTACTG AATTTAGTCCAAGGTCACAGTACCTTACGCTGCTAGCATGCAAAGTGGACGTAATTTCAAACTGCGCCGATAATCCTTAG
- the LOC116928533 gene encoding serine/threonine-protein kinase RIO3, giving the protein MSAKNTSSVIAWGGKPVENLASDVSFTDVMSEDLAKNLQIKEDLSQWPELAGEDVKSQACGSTPVQETVSDEMLAQLLQLQFDQEYDRALGKEEAKYNGTSKVGVSLSNYRKIPKGSLLDEDSDSFDDDEWDKAHPDWDSFESAEKESPTISKLGYAKKGGEIITKHDTVITGRKNACKAMELEQLKIGDGGGFDMMLSNKVYNNLKAFSHQEQKRAARLNDKHEKATATMAIDPRSRLILFRLVDNNILERINGVISTGKEAVILHAEGGKSEEVIVPGECAIKVFKTTLNEFKTRDKYIAEDYRFKNRFSKQNPRKIIHMWAEKEYHNLARMRQVGLPCPDVVLLKKHILVMSFIGQGGRPAPKLREAALSAAEVDLAYSQTVSLLHKMFNECHLVHADLSEYNILWHEKQCWLIDVSQAVEPSHPHGLEFLYRDCTNVSNFFRRLGAKDAASPTELFASVSGFSVDGLEADVLSQIRDYERNEEHLTVSHPNQKLYPFDYCWQKSQEARGQQEELRQEEGSPEEEQENL; this is encoded by the exons atGTCTGCAAAAAATACCTCTTCTGTGATAGCATGGGGTGGAAAACCTGTTGAAAACCTGGCCAGTGATGTTTCCTTTACCGACGTCATGTCGGAAGACCTAGCAAAGAATTTGCAAATAAA ggaAGATTTGTCCCAATGGCCAGAACTAGCGGGAGAAGATGTGAAGAGTCAAGCATGTGGGAGCACACCAGTACAAGAAACAGTAAGTGATGAAATGTTGGCGCAGCTACTCCAACTGCAGTTTGATCAAGAGTATGATAGAGCTCTCGGCAAAGAGGAAGCAAAATATAATGGCACTTCTAAAG TTGGTGTTTCTCTCTCCAATTACCGTAAGATCCCTAAGGGAAGTCTTTTGGATGAAGATTCTGATTcatttgatgatgatgaatgGGATAAGGCACATCCTGACTGGGATAGTTTTGAa TCAGCTGAAAAAGAATCCCctacaatttcaaaattggGGTAcgcaaaaaaaggaggagagATCATAACGAAACATGACACCGTCATCACGGGCCGGAAGAATGCTTGCAAAGCGATGGAGCTGGAACAGCTAAAGATCGGGGACGGTGGCGGTTTTGATATGATGTTGAGCAACAAGGTGTACAACAACCTGAAAGCGTTTTCGCACCAAGAGCAGAAAAGGGCGGCCCGTTTGAATGATAAACACGAGAAGGCTACTGCTACTATGGCCATTGATCCCCGCAGTCGTCTGATACTCTTCCGCTTGGTCGACAACAACATATTGGAACGCATCAATGGCGTCATCAGTACCGGCAAGGAGGCCGTCATTTTGCATGCCGAGGGCGGCAAAAGCGAAGAGGTTATTGTTCCAGGCGAATGTGCCATCAAAGTGTTTAAGACTACCTTGAACGAATTCAAAACACGCGACAAGTACATCGCCGAAGACTACCGTTTCAAAAATAGATTCTCGAAGCAAAATCCACGCAAAATCATTCACATGTGGGCGGAGAAAGAATACCACAATCTTGCTAGGATGCGCCAAGTCGGTTTGCCTTGTCCTGATGTTGTTTTACTCAAGAAACACATCTTGGTCATGTCTTTCATAGGCCAAGGAGGTCGACCTGCGCCAAAGCTTCGTGAAGCGGCTCTGTCAGCTGCGGAGGTGGATTTGGCCTACAGTCAAACAGTTTCTCTGCTACATAAAATGTTTAATGAATGCCACCTGGTCCACGCTGACTTATCCGAGTATAACATTCTTTGGCACGAGAAACAGTGTTGGCTCATCGACGTCAGCCAGGCTGTAGAACCGTCACATCCTCATGGATTAGAATTTCTGTATCGCGACTGCACCAACGTCTCAAACTTTTTCCGTCGATTAGGAGCCAAAGATGCCGCTTCTCCCACGGAACTTTTCGCATCTGTGAGTGGTTTCAGCGTTGATGGACTGGAGGCAGACGTTCTGAGCCAGATCCGCGATTACGAGCGTAACGAAGAACATTTGACCGTCAGCCATCCAAACCAAAAGCTCTACCCGTTCGATTATTGTTGGCAAAAATCCCAAGAGGCTCGAGGTCAGCAGGAAGAACTGCGGCAGGAAGAAGGATCACCAGAAGAAGAACAGGAGAACCTTTAA